A single region of the Melospiza georgiana isolate bMelGeo1 chromosome 7, bMelGeo1.pri, whole genome shotgun sequence genome encodes:
- the TMEM177 gene encoding transmembrane protein 177: protein MAVRFLWKASVWFKKHKIAVLAVSCMGLLGTNLSSHVFPEQTFRLLHQCWSEGQPAELSEQLCAVFQDVLQDAAVKSTGSYRAFAASSFHPLSAGIPWLPEGCLVGIPPNFDSTAEDKKGIVNHVVVINGKEVDWESSEGVALKEALTFSLKAQKFAIAREVVYLQSGSPLASAVVAPTCLAGTVVCGSALKLLLGLSRGPVILRGLCNLVTAMGGLLCYYVSSDAITHHLDCRADSKAARLSKDYASGGLEFYDKILSRNRIFRGLMGKEGMKMYAPSGNLFPRHWFRLKYTPYTYRRTLILNVLRELQASDGSA, encoded by the coding sequence ATGGCAGTGCGGTTCCTGTGGAAGGCATCAGTGTGGTTCAAGAAGCACAAGATCGCTGTGTTGGCCGTTTCTTGCATGGGACTGCTTGGCACTAACCTTTCCTCTCATGTGTTTCCTGAGCAGACATTCAGACTGCTGCACCAGTGCTGGTCCGAGGGGCAGCCAGCTGAgctctcagagcagctctgtgctgtgtttcagGATGTCCTTCAAGATGCTGCTGTGAAGTCCACTGGCTCCTACAGAGCCTTTGCAGCTTCTAGCTTCCACCCTCTGAGCGCTGGAATTCCCTGGCTGCCCGAAGGCTGTTTGGTGGGCATCCCACCTAACTTTGATAGCACAGCTGAGGATAAAAAAGGAATAGTCAACCACGTTGTTGTAATAAATGGCAAGGAGGTAGACTGGGAGAGCAGTGAAGGTGTGGCTTTGAAGGAAGCTCTCACATTTTCCCTTAAAGCTCAGAAGTTTGCCATTGCCAGAGAAGTTGTGTACTTGCAGAGTGGCAGCCCTTTAGCAAGTGCAGTTGTGGCTCCCACTTGCTTGGCTGGGACTGTTGTCTGTGGGAGTGCTctaaagctgctgctggggttaTCCCGTGGCCCTGTGATCCTCCGGGGCCTCTGTAACCTTGTCACTGCCATGGGAGGACTGCTCTGCTACTATGTCTCTTCTGATGCCATCACCCATCACCTGGACTGCAGGGCCGACTCCAAGGCAGCCCGGCTGTCCAAGGACTATGCCAGCGGTGGCCTTGAGTTTTATGATAAAATCTTGTCCCGCAACAGGATTTTTCGTGGTCTGATGGGCAAAGAAGGGATGAAAATGTATGCCCCAAGTGGTAACCTTTTCCCAAGGCACTGGTTCAGATTAAAGTATACCCCATACACTTACCGGAGAACTTTGATTCTTAATGTTTTAAGAGAGCTCCAGGCATCTGATGGGAGTGCATGA